Proteins found in one Paraburkholderia caballeronis genomic segment:
- a CDS encoding efflux RND transporter permease subunit: MWIVRLALKRPYTFVVLALLLMIVGPLTILRTPTDIFPNIDIPVLSVIWSYTGLPADEMSRRIALNYERGLSTAVNDIEHTESTSLNGITVVKIFFQPNANVQEALAEVAALSQTQLRSLPPGITPPNILRYNASTVPILRLALSSPQLTEQELFDYGNNFLKTELATVPGASAPLPYGGKQRQIMVDIDQRQLQQHNLSPTDVVNAISAQNLILPSGTAKIGSTEYSVLLNASPASIDGLNNMPVKTTPAGTIYIRDVAHVRDGFVPQTNIVRVDGQRAALLTISKSGNTSTLAIVDRIKAMMPTLHNLVPPSMAIDPVSDQSLFVRASVQGVLREAVIAAGLTALMILLFLGNWRATLIIAISIPLSMITSVIALSALGETINIMTLGGLALAVGILVDDATVAIENVSHQLEQGKTLEQAILDGAQQIAVPTLVSTLSICIVFVPMFFLTGVAHYLFIPLAEAVVFAMLASYFFSRTLVPTLAKYLLRHHHKPADLHPSGQTRNPFMRIHLAFERGFSAVRERYHGFLAARIAHPVPFVVGFLVCCLLSMALLPFIGRDFFPQVDAGTIALHVRAKTGMRVEETAVLTDRIDKRIRTLIPAGELHSIIDNIGVPVSGTNLSYNNTGTVGTSDADVLIALNEDHHPTADYVRLLRRTLNDEFPGVQFAFLPADIVSQTLNFGMPAPIDIQIVGRNVAGNRVFAAKLLAKLRGVPGFVDARIQQPADLPRIFIDVDRTRAQQAGFTQKDVASDLLITLSGSQQTTPTFWLNPRNGVSYNVVTEAPQYTMDSLQSLANIPLTANGRSNILGSLASMRRESGEAVVTHYNAQTTIDIYGTADGRDLGAVSDDIDRIIADAKADLPKGSTIELRGQVQTMNASFSGLLFGLVFAIVLVYLLIVVNFQSWLDPFIIITALPGALAGIVWILFLTHTTLSIPALTGAIMCIGIATANSILVISFAREQLLEHGDAVRAAMEAGYTRFRPVLMTALAMVIGMVPMAIGLGEGGEQNAPLGRAVIGGLVVGTVATLIFVPVVFSLIYRKLGERRQRVIENVVPKS; encoded by the coding sequence ATGTGGATTGTCCGACTCGCGCTCAAGCGCCCGTATACGTTCGTCGTGCTCGCCCTGCTGTTGATGATCGTCGGGCCGCTGACGATCCTGCGCACGCCGACGGACATCTTCCCGAACATCGACATCCCCGTCCTTTCGGTCATCTGGAGCTACACGGGGCTGCCCGCCGACGAGATGTCGCGACGCATCGCGCTCAACTACGAGCGCGGCCTCTCGACGGCCGTGAACGACATCGAGCACACCGAATCGACGTCGCTCAACGGCATCACGGTCGTGAAGATCTTCTTCCAGCCGAATGCGAACGTGCAGGAAGCGCTCGCCGAAGTCGCCGCGCTGTCACAAACGCAGCTGCGCTCGCTGCCGCCCGGCATCACGCCGCCGAACATCCTGCGCTATAACGCGTCGACGGTGCCGATCCTGCGGCTCGCGCTGTCGTCGCCGCAACTCACCGAGCAGGAGCTGTTCGACTACGGCAACAACTTCCTGAAGACCGAACTCGCGACGGTGCCGGGCGCGTCCGCGCCGCTGCCGTACGGCGGCAAGCAGCGGCAGATCATGGTCGACATCGACCAGCGCCAGTTGCAGCAGCACAACCTGTCGCCGACGGACGTCGTCAACGCGATCAGCGCGCAGAACCTGATTCTGCCGTCCGGCACCGCGAAGATCGGTTCCACTGAATATTCGGTGCTGCTGAACGCGAGCCCGGCCTCGATCGACGGGCTCAACAACATGCCGGTCAAGACGACGCCGGCCGGCACGATCTACATTCGCGACGTCGCGCACGTGCGCGACGGCTTCGTGCCGCAGACCAACATCGTGCGCGTGGACGGCCAGCGCGCCGCGCTGCTGACGATCAGCAAGAGCGGCAACACCTCGACGCTCGCCATCGTCGACCGCATCAAGGCCATGATGCCGACGCTGCACAACCTCGTGCCGCCGTCGATGGCGATCGATCCGGTATCGGACCAGTCGCTGTTCGTGCGCGCGTCGGTGCAGGGCGTGCTGCGCGAGGCGGTGATCGCCGCCGGGCTGACGGCGCTGATGATCCTGCTGTTCCTCGGCAACTGGCGCGCGACGCTGATCATCGCGATCTCGATTCCGCTGTCGATGATCACGTCGGTGATCGCGCTGTCCGCGCTCGGCGAGACGATCAACATCATGACGCTCGGCGGGCTCGCGCTCGCGGTCGGCATTCTGGTGGACGACGCGACCGTCGCGATCGAAAACGTGAGCCACCAGCTCGAACAGGGCAAGACGCTCGAACAGGCGATTCTCGACGGCGCGCAGCAGATCGCGGTGCCGACGCTCGTCTCGACGCTGTCGATCTGCATCGTGTTCGTGCCGATGTTCTTCCTGACCGGCGTCGCGCACTACCTGTTCATTCCGCTCGCCGAAGCGGTGGTGTTCGCGATGCTCGCGTCGTACTTTTTCTCGCGTACGCTCGTGCCGACGCTCGCGAAGTACCTGCTGCGCCATCATCACAAGCCGGCGGACCTGCATCCGTCCGGGCAAACACGCAATCCGTTCATGCGGATTCACCTCGCGTTCGAGCGCGGCTTCTCGGCCGTGCGCGAGCGCTATCACGGGTTCCTCGCCGCGCGCATCGCGCATCCGGTGCCGTTCGTGGTCGGGTTCCTCGTCTGCTGCCTGCTGTCGATGGCGCTGCTGCCGTTCATCGGCCGCGACTTTTTCCCGCAGGTCGATGCCGGCACGATCGCGCTGCACGTGCGCGCGAAAACCGGCATGCGCGTCGAGGAAACCGCGGTGCTCACCGACCGCATCGACAAGCGCATCCGCACGCTGATTCCGGCCGGCGAACTGCATTCGATCATCGATAACATCGGCGTGCCGGTGTCGGGGACCAACCTGTCGTACAACAACACCGGCACGGTCGGGACCTCGGATGCGGACGTGCTGATCGCGCTGAACGAGGACCACCATCCGACCGCCGACTACGTGCGCCTGCTGCGCCGCACGCTGAACGACGAGTTCCCCGGCGTCCAGTTCGCGTTCCTGCCCGCCGACATCGTCAGCCAGACGCTGAACTTCGGGATGCCCGCGCCGATCGACATCCAGATCGTCGGCCGCAACGTCGCCGGCAACCGCGTGTTCGCCGCGAAGCTGCTCGCGAAACTGCGCGGCGTGCCGGGTTTCGTCGACGCGCGCATCCAGCAGCCGGCCGACCTGCCGCGCATCTTCATCGACGTGGACCGCACGCGCGCGCAGCAGGCCGGCTTCACGCAGAAGGACGTCGCGAGCGATCTGCTGATCACGCTGTCCGGCAGCCAGCAGACGACGCCGACGTTCTGGCTGAATCCGCGCAACGGCGTCAGCTACAACGTGGTGACCGAGGCGCCGCAATACACGATGGACTCGCTGCAGTCGCTCGCGAACATTCCGCTGACCGCGAACGGCCGCAGCAACATCCTCGGCTCGCTCGCGAGCATGCGGCGCGAGTCGGGCGAGGCGGTCGTCACGCACTACAACGCGCAGACGACGATCGACATCTACGGCACCGCGGACGGCCGCGATCTCGGCGCGGTGTCCGACGACATCGACCGGATCATCGCCGACGCGAAAGCCGACTTGCCGAAGGGCTCGACGATCGAACTGCGCGGCCAGGTGCAGACGATGAACGCGTCGTTCTCCGGGCTGCTGTTCGGCCTCGTGTTCGCGATCGTGCTCGTGTACCTGCTGATCGTCGTGAACTTCCAGTCGTGGCTCGATCCGTTCATCATCATCACCGCGCTGCCGGGCGCGCTCGCCGGCATCGTCTGGATACTGTTCCTCACCCATACGACGCTGTCGATCCCGGCGCTCACCGGCGCGATCATGTGTATCGGCATCGCGACCGCGAATTCGATTCTCGTCATCAGCTTCGCGCGCGAGCAGCTGCTCGAACACGGCGACGCGGTGCGCGCCGCAATGGAAGCCGGCTACACGCGCTTTCGCCCGGTGCTGATGACCGCGCTCGCGATGGTGATCGGGATGGTGCCGATGGCGATCGGCCTCGGCGAAGGCGGCGAGCAGAACGCGCCGCTCGGGCGCGCGGTGATCGGCGGCCTGGTGGTCGGCACGGTCGCGACGCTGATCTTCGTGCCGGTGGTGTTCTCGCTCATCTACCGCAAGCTCGGCGAACGCCGCCAGCGCGTAATCGAAAACGTAGTGCCGAAATCATGA
- a CDS encoding serine/threonine protein kinase, translating to MNHDLSSEPADPAAAPYARLTPECVLDALDGVLMPAGRRTDGRLLALNSYENRVYQVGVEDGPPVVAKFYRPERWSDEAILEEHAFVAELAAREIPAVPALELEGRTLNTFDGYRFAVFERRGGRAPDLDRSDTLEWLGRFIGRIHAVGATQPYLARPALDIRTFGYEPRDFLLEHGFVPADVRTAWQAAVTLALQGVEDAFARAGDVRSLRLHGDCHPSNVLWTDAGPHFVDFDDSRMGPAIQDLWLLLPGERAAASRALTDLLAGYEDFCEFEPRELHLVEALRTLRLIHYSAWLARRWHDPAFPAAFPWFNTQRYWEDRILELREQIGAMQEGPLWPV from the coding sequence ATGAACCACGATCTCTCCTCCGAGCCCGCCGATCCGGCTGCGGCTCCGTACGCGCGCCTCACGCCCGAATGCGTGCTCGATGCGCTCGACGGCGTGCTGATGCCGGCTGGCCGCCGTACCGACGGCCGCCTGCTCGCGCTCAACAGCTACGAAAACCGCGTGTACCAGGTCGGCGTCGAGGACGGGCCGCCGGTGGTCGCGAAGTTCTATCGGCCCGAGCGGTGGTCTGACGAGGCGATCCTCGAAGAGCATGCGTTCGTCGCGGAACTGGCGGCGCGCGAGATTCCCGCGGTGCCGGCGCTCGAATTGGAAGGCCGCACGCTGAACACGTTCGACGGTTACCGCTTCGCGGTGTTCGAGCGGCGCGGCGGCCGCGCGCCGGACCTCGACCGCAGCGACACGCTCGAATGGCTCGGCCGCTTCATCGGCCGGATTCACGCGGTCGGCGCGACGCAGCCGTACCTCGCGCGCCCGGCGCTCGATATCCGGACGTTCGGCTACGAGCCGCGCGACTTCCTGCTCGAACACGGTTTCGTGCCGGCCGATGTGCGCACCGCGTGGCAGGCGGCGGTGACGCTCGCGCTGCAAGGCGTCGAGGACGCGTTCGCGCGCGCGGGCGACGTGCGTTCGCTGCGGCTGCATGGCGACTGCCATCCGAGCAACGTGCTGTGGACCGACGCCGGCCCGCACTTCGTCGATTTCGACGACAGCCGGATGGGGCCGGCGATCCAGGACCTGTGGCTGCTGCTGCCGGGCGAACGCGCGGCGGCGTCGCGCGCGTTGACCGACCTGCTCGCCGGTTATGAGGACTTCTGCGAATTCGAGCCGCGCGAACTGCATCTGGTCGAGGCGTTGCGCACGCTGCGGCTGATCCACTATTCGGCGTGGCTCGCGCGGCGCTGGCATGACCCGGCGTTTCCGGCCGCGTTTCCGTGGTTCAACACGCAGCGCTACTGGGAAGACCGCATCCTCGAACTGCGCGAGCAGATCGGCGCGATGCAGGAAGGGCCGCTGTGGCCGGTGTGA
- a CDS encoding PepSY-associated TM helix domain-containing protein, whose amino-acid sequence MNEPERADAALPETIEPVSAAAAQHARARLDEAALAARRHRSRRATFIKWLRKVHGWVGLWGAVLGLLFGVTGFLLNHRAGPMKIPTGEPQVEQMQVALPAERPASPQQMMRWLQRELRFDGRPGRVRREAAHPVAWGERSVVQPEFWQMSLAGPAQSLQAEYWVGNGYVSVKRMESSFLGTLNNLHRGVGLGIGWVLLIDTIAGSLILLSLTGVLLWTELNRRRTIGVVLVLGSIGAALVAGLA is encoded by the coding sequence CTGAACGAGCCCGAACGGGCCGATGCCGCATTGCCCGAAACCATCGAGCCTGTCAGCGCGGCCGCCGCGCAGCATGCGCGCGCGCGTCTCGACGAAGCCGCGCTGGCCGCGCGCCGGCACCGTTCGCGCCGCGCCACCTTCATCAAGTGGCTGCGCAAGGTGCACGGCTGGGTCGGCCTGTGGGGCGCGGTGCTCGGGCTGCTGTTCGGCGTGACCGGCTTCCTGCTGAACCATCGCGCGGGGCCGATGAAGATCCCGACCGGCGAACCGCAGGTCGAGCAGATGCAGGTCGCCTTGCCCGCCGAGCGCCCCGCGTCGCCGCAGCAGATGATGCGCTGGCTGCAACGCGAACTGCGCTTCGACGGCCGGCCGGGACGCGTGCGCCGCGAAGCGGCGCATCCGGTCGCGTGGGGCGAGCGCAGCGTCGTTCAGCCGGAGTTCTGGCAGATGAGTCTTGCCGGACCGGCGCAGAGCCTTCAGGCCGAATACTGGGTCGGCAACGGTTACGTGTCGGTCAAGCGGATGGAGAGTTCGTTCCTCGGCACGCTGAACAACCTGCATCGCGGCGTCGGGCTCGGCATCGGCTGGGTGCTGCTGATCGATACGATCGCCGGCAGTCTCATTCTGCTGTCGCTGACCGGCGTGTTGTTGTGGACGGAACTGAACCGCCGCCGCACCATCGGCGTCGTGCTGGTGCTGGGTT